The following coding sequences are from one Arcobacter nitrofigilis DSM 7299 window:
- a CDS encoding peptidylprolyl isomerase, giving the protein MLTWMQRHKKWLVITIWISVIAFVGAGFVGWGSYQYGSSSGSVAVVGDRKISVEEYQREYSSLYRQYSQVYGNKFNQEMAKRIGLPDAALSLVIQKNLILSYADDLGLLVTDKDIAKELVQMPSFIKDGKFDKELYVKVLSQNGTTPVVYEKSLKRDLLLQKVESLLNFTPQANEVHNLAKLLFSQDDVSIKLLDPKSIKVDVTDEKLKEYWSTNKIKYLSTDSYDLEISKLPVKIITPSENELKEHYAKFKTDYKKEDGKLKTFDEAKDDMIKVISLKESKKDALRKYLTLKKGEAKFDKTETIYEDKLPFSAENINEIKTSKLGVVLKPFEDKDGFTIVKVLKKNDPKPLSYELSKDMVKADYIDIQRSEKMKALVANELKNFTGEDLGFVSRKSIDKIKGLTANEAYSFLSKLFIAKEKEGQIDINGKVIVYKVNSSKLADNITKEEESSVNDILSKLERTELMNNLINNLKSKYEVISSSDSKE; this is encoded by the coding sequence ATGTTAACTTGGATGCAAAGACATAAAAAGTGGTTAGTAATTACAATTTGGATAAGTGTGATAGCGTTTGTGGGCGCTGGTTTCGTTGGTTGGGGAAGTTATCAATACGGAAGTTCTTCTGGTTCAGTTGCAGTTGTAGGTGATAGAAAAATAAGTGTTGAAGAGTACCAAAGAGAATATTCTTCTTTATATAGACAATATTCACAAGTTTATGGAAATAAATTTAATCAAGAGATGGCTAAAAGAATTGGTCTTCCTGATGCTGCATTAAGTTTAGTTATTCAAAAAAATCTTATTTTATCTTATGCTGATGATTTAGGTTTACTTGTAACTGATAAAGATATTGCAAAAGAGTTAGTTCAAATGCCTTCATTTATAAAAGATGGAAAATTTGATAAAGAGCTTTATGTAAAAGTTTTATCTCAAAATGGTACAACACCTGTTGTTTATGAGAAATCTTTAAAAAGAGATTTACTTTTACAAAAAGTTGAATCTTTATTAAATTTCACTCCTCAAGCTAATGAAGTACATAACTTAGCAAAACTATTATTTTCACAAGATGATGTATCTATTAAGTTATTAGATCCAAAATCAATAAAAGTTGATGTTACAGATGAAAAGTTAAAAGAGTATTGGTCAACAAATAAAATAAAATATTTATCAACAGACTCTTATGATTTGGAAATCTCTAAATTACCAGTAAAAATCATCACTCCAAGTGAAAATGAGTTAAAAGAGCATTATGCTAAATTTAAAACAGATTATAAAAAAGAAGATGGCAAATTAAAAACTTTTGATGAAGCAAAAGATGATATGATAAAAGTAATTAGTTTAAAAGAATCAAAAAAAGATGCCTTAAGAAAATATTTAACTCTTAAAAAAGGTGAAGCAAAATTTGATAAAACTGAAACAATTTATGAAGATAAATTACCTTTTTCTGCTGAAAATATAAATGAAATCAAAACTTCAAAACTAGGTGTTGTATTAAAACCTTTTGAAGATAAAGATGGTTTTACAATTGTAAAAGTACTTAAGAAAAACGATCCGAAACCTCTTTCTTACGAATTATCAAAAGATATGGTAAAAGCTGATTATATTGATATCCAAAGAAGCGAAAAAATGAAAGCTTTAGTAGCAAATGAACTTAAAAACTTTACAGGTGAAGATTTAGGCTTTGTTAGTAGAAAATCTATTGATAAAATCAAAGGTTTAACTGCAAATGAAGCTTATTCATTTTTAAGCAAACTTTTTATTGCTAAAGAAAAAGAAGGTCAAATTGATATAAATGGAAAAGTTATAGTTTACAAAGTAAATTCAAGTAAACTAGCTGATAATATAACAAAAGAAGAAGAATCATCTGTAAATGATATTTTATCAAAATTAGAAAGAACAGAGTTAATGAATAACTTGATAAATAATCTTAAAAGCAAATATGAAGTTATCTCTTCTTCAGATTCAAAGGAGTAA
- a CDS encoding AAA family ATPase: MQDENKSFKLSGILKKVLFSNRDTGFCIAVLDNDQKICGTYFDTDIEKIVGENIVLTGNWVTHKKYGIQFAFDTLELKEQELYFFLTKIVKGIGRKVALELLEKYTEEELVTVLNDKPEELLNFKGIREKKLTTIKTSWQKFKHLRELGSFLSKFGVTSNLITKIYSEFSEVENLIEVIKENPYVLIRIKGIGFKRADEIAKALGIDERSDFRIMACLNYTLREYCDNNGNSSIDKYHLFRLLDEALRFQNEEMLYENAIAKMELDEDIYKTKENRYAPSMLYFAEKRVLEFFKARENDMYLKKIVSNITEYLDKKEKTLGFTLSPEQRKAVELINEGHKTLFLIGYAGTGKSTSSRAILELLQEINSYDDIIAIALSGIASQRIADTTGYNSSTIQSLFVKHKENEHFPYKVILLDEASMVNSVMFYQIISKIGQDTIFIIVGDDGQLPAIGAGNILSDSIKYELAPICKLTKIYRQNENQAIAVIANEIRQGNVPEYNGDYEDFKFMDVSISNYYASKNSLGQNEFSNLRGQNSEMILSMILNISSAYIKEFYKLIKGKDISKALILFQIITPMKGGMLGAENLNIQLQKIFNSSREESKQTKLYEYKLSDKVIHIKNENMRAQTMQMYRTGSTEYLERRVFNGQLGLIIKLDFEESKCIVLYPNDDMVVFYDFDDLDSLLSLAYCLTIHKTQGMEYDNALIPMSFSHYIMHNTKLLYTAITRAKSMCYIVGEEDAFKGACKRIETTKRESVINDLLS, encoded by the coding sequence ATGCAGGATGAGAATAAAAGTTTTAAACTTTCAGGAATATTAAAAAAAGTACTATTTTCGAACAGAGATACGGGATTTTGTATTGCAGTATTGGATAATGATCAAAAGATATGTGGAACATATTTTGATACTGATATTGAAAAAATTGTGGGTGAAAATATAGTTTTAACAGGTAATTGGGTAACTCATAAAAAATATGGAATACAATTTGCTTTTGATACTTTAGAGTTAAAAGAACAGGAGCTTTATTTCTTTTTGACAAAAATAGTTAAAGGAATAGGGCGAAAAGTAGCTTTAGAATTACTAGAAAAATATACTGAAGAAGAGTTGGTTACTGTTTTAAATGACAAGCCAGAAGAGCTTTTAAACTTCAAAGGAATAAGAGAAAAAAAACTAACAACTATAAAGACTTCATGGCAAAAGTTTAAACACTTAAGGGAACTTGGTTCTTTTTTATCAAAGTTTGGAGTTACTTCAAATCTTATTACAAAGATTTATTCAGAGTTTAGTGAAGTAGAAAATCTAATTGAAGTGATAAAAGAAAATCCATATGTATTGATTCGTATAAAAGGTATAGGATTTAAAAGAGCTGATGAAATAGCAAAAGCCTTAGGAATAGATGAAAGGTCAGATTTTAGGATTATGGCTTGTTTGAACTATACTTTAAGAGAGTATTGTGATAATAATGGAAACTCTTCAATAGATAAATATCATCTTTTTAGACTATTAGATGAAGCCTTAAGATTCCAAAATGAAGAGATGTTATATGAAAATGCAATAGCAAAAATGGAACTTGATGAAGATATTTATAAAACAAAAGAGAATAGATATGCTCCTTCAATGTTGTATTTTGCAGAAAAAAGAGTTTTAGAGTTTTTTAAAGCTAGAGAAAATGATATGTATTTGAAAAAAATAGTTTCAAATATAACTGAATATTTAGATAAAAAAGAGAAAACTTTAGGTTTCACTTTAAGTCCTGAACAAAGAAAAGCAGTAGAACTTATAAATGAAGGTCATAAAACACTGTTTTTAATAGGTTATGCAGGAACAGGGAAATCAACATCAAGTAGAGCAATTCTTGAACTTCTTCAAGAGATAAACTCTTATGATGATATTATTGCTATTGCTTTAAGTGGTATCGCCTCTCAAAGAATTGCAGATACTACAGGTTATAATAGCTCAACTATACAATCCCTTTTTGTAAAACATAAAGAGAATGAACACTTTCCATATAAAGTAATATTACTTGATGAAGCTTCAATGGTAAATTCTGTTATGTTTTATCAAATAATATCAAAAATCGGTCAAGATACTATTTTTATAATAGTGGGTGATGATGGGCAGTTACCAGCTATTGGTGCTGGAAATATATTAAGTGATTCTATAAAATATGAACTAGCACCTATTTGTAAACTTACAAAAATATATAGACAAAATGAAAATCAAGCAATAGCTGTAATAGCAAATGAAATAAGACAAGGAAATGTGCCCGAATACAATGGTGATTATGAAGATTTTAAATTTATGGATGTTTCTATATCAAATTATTATGCTTCTAAAAACTCTTTAGGACAAAATGAATTCTCAAATTTAAGAGGCCAAAATTCTGAGATGATATTAAGTATGATATTAAATATATCAAGTGCTTATATTAAAGAATTTTACAAATTAATTAAGGGCAAAGATATATCAAAAGCTCTTATTCTTTTTCAAATAATTACTCCTATGAAAGGCGGTATGTTAGGTGCTGAGAATCTAAATATCCAATTGCAAAAAATATTTAATAGTTCAAGGGAAGAGTCAAAACAAACTAAACTTTATGAATATAAACTAAGTGATAAAGTAATTCATATAAAAAATGAAAATATGAGAGCCCAAACTATGCAAATGTACAGAACAGGTTCAACTGAATATTTGGAAAGAAGAGTTTTTAATGGACAATTAGGACTTATAATTAAACTTGATTTTGAAGAGAGTAAATGTATAGTTTTATATCCAAATGATGATATGGTAGTATTTTATGACTTTGATGATTTGGATTCATTATTATCCTTAGCGTATTGTTTAACCATACATAAAACTCAAGGTATGGAGTATGATAATGCTCTTATTCCTATGAGTTTTTCCCATTATATTATGCATAATACAAAGCTATTATATACAGCAATTACAAGGGCTAAAAGCATGTGTTATATCGTAGGAGAAGAAGATGCTTTTAAGGGTGCTTGTAAAAGAATTGAGACTACAAAACGAGAATCTGTGATAAATGACCTATTAAGCTAA
- the arsC gene encoding arsenate reductase (glutaredoxin) (This arsenate reductase requires both glutathione and glutaredoxin to convert arsenate to arsenite, after which the efflux transporter formed by ArsA and ArsB can extrude the arsenite from the cell, providing resistance.) produces the protein MEEITIWHNPRCSKSRDALNHLQEKKIALGVIKYLDAKLTKEDMKEVLQMLNMSARELMRTKEDIYKELNLKDENDEEKLIEAMINNPKLIERPIIIKDGRAVIARPLEKINELF, from the coding sequence ATGGAAGAAATAACTATTTGGCACAATCCTAGATGCTCAAAATCAAGGGATGCTTTAAATCATTTACAAGAAAAAAAAATAGCTTTAGGTGTTATTAAATATTTAGATGCAAAACTAACAAAAGAAGATATGAAAGAAGTTCTTCAAATGTTAAATATGAGTGCTAGAGAATTAATGAGAACAAAAGAAGATATTTACAAAGAATTGAATTTAAAAGATGAAAATGATGAAGAAAAGTTAATCGAAGCAATGATAAATAATCCCAAACTAATTGAAAGACCAATTATTATAAAAGATGGGAGAGCTGTTATTGCACGACCTTTAGAAAAAATAAATGAATTGTTTTAA
- the fliK gene encoding flagellar hook-length control protein FliK encodes MLVSTNTQLNILVANSTNKVLKEVLKEADVKTLITSQNKDLNVSTLLKSLFNNIQNNSKSNETILNLLKNSNLNKDLGSFTSNLQSLVKSLPDDKSTEQLKTFLQKFSITPEQTTSKEVKEQIQKSGIFLESKLLNQATNPNSKNENSLLNDMKAVLLKTKAQLEAQISNQVKVQVPSQSKVETPLQNSNQTISQNVSKESINIPETLKQIDKLLTQIKNLETSNVKEQVTKPNINNESKPTQQVNQQTTTTSTQTVKSDSPLLNDIKNVLTKVQAQLQSQISNQGKVEVPSQSKVETTPLQNSNQTITQNVSKENINIPETIKQIDKFLTQIKNLETSNVKEQVTKPNINNESKPTQQTTTTQTVKSDSPLLNDIKNVLTKVQAQLQGQVNNQDKAQASNQKIETTVDNPSKQVENPQGKEQQIKSTVQSTSQLLQMKIQIKEEAKPQIQNLNKDNINIKDTLKQIDKILTDIKKIDLQNPKDAAVKLATNLDAKTALAPNTFSIKTDSPIFNDIKTVLSKVQAQLQNQIQNQSKDIDEIKHHITKDIDHKETLKHVDKLLTQIDYHQLYSIANSSNNVYIPFLWDLLEDGSIDIKKADEEKFYCLIDLTLKDLGKINLHLYLYEDDKLDISVFVEKEETKQLIRQKATSLRRELNGTGISVIGLNIHTLKEDTKQNFYKQDDDFDFGVNIKV; translated from the coding sequence ATGTTAGTCTCTACAAATACACAACTTAATATACTAGTAGCAAATAGTACAAACAAAGTCTTAAAAGAGGTTTTGAAAGAAGCTGATGTTAAAACTTTGATAACTAGTCAAAATAAAGACTTAAATGTTTCTACCTTATTAAAAAGTCTTTTTAACAATATCCAAAATAATTCAAAATCAAATGAGACTATATTAAACTTATTAAAAAATTCAAATTTAAATAAAGACTTAGGCTCATTTACTTCAAATTTACAATCACTTGTAAAATCTTTACCAGATGATAAAAGTACAGAACAATTAAAAACATTCCTACAAAAATTTTCAATCACACCTGAACAAACCACATCAAAAGAGGTAAAAGAACAAATACAAAAAAGTGGTATATTTTTAGAATCAAAACTTTTAAATCAAGCAACTAATCCAAACAGTAAAAATGAAAATAGCCTATTAAATGACATGAAAGCTGTTTTACTTAAAACAAAAGCCCAATTGGAAGCACAAATTTCCAATCAAGTTAAAGTACAAGTACCAAGTCAAAGTAAAGTAGAAACACCACTTCAAAATAGTAATCAAACTATTAGTCAAAACGTAAGTAAAGAGAGTATCAATATCCCTGAAACATTAAAACAAATAGACAAACTTTTAACCCAAATAAAAAATCTTGAAACTTCAAATGTAAAAGAACAAGTTACAAAACCTAATATTAACAATGAATCAAAACCTACACAACAAGTAAATCAACAAACAACTACAACATCTACTCAAACTGTTAAAAGTGATTCTCCTTTGTTAAATGACATCAAAAATGTCTTAACTAAAGTTCAAGCCCAACTTCAATCTCAGATTTCTAATCAAGGAAAAGTAGAAGTACCAAGCCAAAGTAAAGTAGAAACTACACCACTTCAAAATAGTAATCAAACTATTACTCAAAATGTAAGTAAAGAAAATATCAATATTCCTGAAACAATAAAACAAATAGATAAATTTTTAACACAAATAAAAAATCTTGAAACTTCAAATGTAAAAGAACAAGTTACAAAACCTAATATTAACAATGAATCAAAACCTACACAACAAACAACAACCACTCAAACTGTTAAAAGTGATTCTCCTTTGTTAAATGACATCAAAAATGTCTTAACTAAAGTTCAAGCCCAACTTCAAGGACAAGTTAACAATCAAGATAAAGCACAAGCAAGTAATCAAAAAATAGAAACTACAGTTGATAATCCTTCAAAACAAGTAGAAAATCCACAAGGAAAAGAGCAACAAATAAAAAGTACTGTTCAAAGTACTTCTCAACTTCTACAAATGAAAATACAAATAAAAGAAGAAGCCAAACCTCAAATTCAAAATTTAAACAAAGATAATATAAATATAAAAGATACTTTAAAACAAATTGATAAAATATTAACTGATATAAAAAAAATAGACCTACAAAATCCAAAAGATGCAGCTGTAAAACTTGCTACAAATTTAGATGCAAAAACAGCTCTTGCTCCAAATACTTTTTCAATAAAAACTGACTCACCTATTTTTAATGACATAAAAACAGTTTTATCAAAAGTACAAGCACAACTTCAAAATCAAATTCAAAATCAATCAAAAGATATTGATGAAATAAAACACCATATTACTAAAGATATCGATCACAAAGAGACACTAAAACATGTTGATAAACTTTTAACACAAATTGATTATCATCAACTTTATTCAATAGCAAACTCTTCAAATAATGTGTATATTCCTTTTTTATGGGACTTACTTGAAGATGGTTCTATTGATATAAAAAAAGCAGATGAAGAGAAATTTTATTGTTTGATTGATTTGACTCTAAAAGATTTGGGAAAAATAAATTTACATCTTTATTTATATGAAGATGACAAGTTGGATATTTCAGTTTTTGTAGAAAAAGAAGAGACAAAACAATTAATAAGACAAAAAGCAACAAGTTTGAGACGAGAGTTAAATGGCACAGGGATAAGTGTGATTGGATTGAATATACATACACTAAAAGAAGATACAAAACAAAATTTTTATAAACAAGATGATGATTTTGATTTTGGTGTAAATATCAAGGTTTAA
- a CDS encoding EscU/YscU/HrcU family type III secretion system export apparatus switch protein: protein MNEQKKILKVAALKYNMQDDTAPRVVAKGIGELASNIIKIAKENNIPIKKDEDLVELLTKLDVNQQIPNNLYKAVAEVFAFIYDLSKQNKT, encoded by the coding sequence ATGAACGAACAAAAAAAAATATTAAAAGTTGCAGCTTTAAAATATAATATGCAAGATGATACTGCACCAAGAGTTGTAGCAAAAGGAATTGGAGAACTTGCATCTAATATTATAAAAATAGCAAAAGAGAATAATATTCCCATAAAAAAAGATGAAGATTTAGTTGAACTTTTAACAAAACTAGATGTAAATCAACAAATTCCAAATAACTTATATAAAGCAGTTGCCGAAGTTTTTGCTTTTATTTATGACTTATCAAAACAAAATAAAACCTAA